Part of the Halobaculum halobium genome, GCCGCCGCGGGCGCGGTCGCGACGGGCGCCGGAACTGCAGCCGCACAGGCGACCGCCGACGGCGAGGGAACCGTCGAGGTCGGCGCCGGGAGCGACGGGCTGAAGTACACGCCGGGAACCGACGAACCGCTGTACGTGACGCCCGGGACGACCGTCACGTTCGACTGGGTCTCCGACGGTCACAACGTCCTGTTCGACCAGAATCCCGGGGACGTCTCCGGCCACGAACCCCTTGAGGACGAGGGGTTCTCATTCGAGGTGACGTTCGAGACGACCGGAACATACGAGTACTACTGTGACCCGCACCGGTCGCTCGGGATGGTCGGGACCGTCGAAGTCGTCGAACAGCTCCCGACGCCGACGCCGCAACCCGCTGGCCCGCCGGAGGTCCCCGACTCCGCGAAGAGCCTCGGCATCGCCTCCTTCATCGCGATGGTGTCGACGCTCGGCCTCGCGTTCTTCTTCACGAAGTACGGCGGCGACTACGAACCCCCGGAACAGTAACGGCTCGCTGTTTCGATGCTTGGTCGTCAGTTGGGACCCCAGCGACAGCGACGCCCGTGTCGCGGCACCGCTGACGGCTATCGAGCCATTTCCGAGCGTATCGATCTCGCCGGCTCGCGAGCGACTGTCGGACCGGATATACCCATGTCCCACACCGTCGTTGGACCTCAGACACCGGTCGGTTCGAGAGACACGCTGTCACTACGTGAGGGAAAACTGAGATCTATTCGGTACGTAGTGTCTCAGTTCCGACAGATACAACCCAGGGACGACGAAATCGGTGACGGGGAGCGACAGGGGGATGTCAGAGGCACGCGACGACCAGCGCTCCAGTCGGGGCCGGTCCCGTCACGGGCCGGTGCCGGCTCGCGTCGCAGTCACGTGAACGCCGCAGCAGGGAACTGATTTGATCCGGATCCGACGGCGCGTCAGCGTCG contains:
- a CDS encoding plastocyanin/azurin family copper-binding protein: MYVTPGTTVTFDWVSDGHNVLFDQNPGDVSGHEPLEDEGFSFEVTFETTGTYEYYCDPHRSLGMVGTVEVVEQLPTPTPQPAGPPEVPDSAKSLGIASFIAMVSTLGLAFFFTKYGGDYEPPEQ